One Littorina saxatilis isolate snail1 linkage group LG1, US_GU_Lsax_2.0, whole genome shotgun sequence genomic window carries:
- the LOC138962716 gene encoding protein FAN-like yields the protein MQFLETDTLGQERFSLLLLEPGEIYFEDFSVFYFPDGNLENPAPNRQQQGHLKVCSKSVVFVPKELQWPIIKFPMKSVEKLEEVEPGLLSKAKNVLRIVSFKYVEMKANNIVAPFVFKKVHREHVFSLNYASLDDALGPMCQIHRASTLMHFDQEVMINAIVLSRQSRVQFNTSWLDDLYEKILLEARADRVTPLANNPGRLMLTSSRLYFQPFNNIDKWPVLKIRISHIKGIQRRRFLLRPIGLEFDCREGAPVSHLYLALKSKESCEEFYAALLQLPDLRLEEERQEDMTLRWQSGAVSNYDYLLYLNSLADRSFSDLTQYPVMPWVVKDYTSPVLDLENEATFRDLSKPIGALNTERLNRLKEHSEYLPDPKYLYGSHYSNPGYILFFLARIAPEYVLCLQNGKFDSPDRMFNSLQDLWQNCLTGSTDFKELIPEFYDGPGDFLVHRGVVNFGQRNDGRPVENVALPPWASDAKDFIKKLRSALECDYVSRHLHHWIDLIFGHKQRGEEAWKADNVFHYMTYEGAVDLDTIKDPNDLKIKETQIMEFGQTPKQLFTTPHPHRKATCVPPALKLDPTADAKAVDAAAVTPQPINTVGLEGGDAPAVDTQTLQGDKEQEKEGNSVTVKNFSRLTAQYEYTLHKNTVSEVHMSGDERSILSVSQDGLLKMYSLEEQRQLRSINLSSMALSSCVVLPGNRTIIVGSWDNNVYFYSIEYGRVQDKLSAHDDAVSSMLWHEEILYTASWDGTVKKWRLQADQKSVSPTDYQGQMDHEEGVTCMDVYAPTHTLVTGTKDGQLTLWDLNTCYPINSLSVHHGEVNACLVSSEHQRIVTCGSDRLLRVIDMETLTELFSKDIQHEILCVGALNGAVVTGDKEGYLRVWDMDIGQVAAQLQAHTGPVSCLNTRVKGAVLSGGQDRCVKLWKPHH from the exons ATGCAGTTCCTCGAAACTGACACTCTTGGTCAAGAGAG ATTTTCTCTCTTGCTCTTGGAGCCGGGAGAAATCTACTTTGAAGATTTCAGTGTCTTCTACTTTCCTGATGGTAACCTTGAAAATCCTGCTCCAAACAG ACAGCAACAAGGTCATCTGAAGGTCTGTTCAAAGTCGGTTGTTTTTGTGCCAAAGGAGTTACAGTGGCCTATCATTAAG TTTCCAATGAAGAGTGTGGAAAAGCTTGAAGAAGTTGAACCTGGCTTGCTGTCCAA GGCCAAAAACGTTCTTCGGATTGTGTCGTTCAAGTATGTTGAGATGAAGGCAAACAATATTGTGGCTCCATTCGTCTTCAAGAAG GTTCACCGGGAGCACGTGTTCTCGCTGAACTACGCCAGCCTGGACGACGCCCTGGGCCCCATGTGTCAGATTCACCGTGCCTCCACGCTCATGCATTTTGACCAAGAAGTCATG ATAAATGCCATTGTATTGTCCAGGCAATCTCGCGTTCAGTTCAACACTAGCTG GTTAGacgatttgtatgaaaagatcTTGCTGGAAGCTAGAGCAGACAGAGTCACACCCCTGGCAAATAACCCTGGCCGCCTTATGCTGACCTCTTCCAGGCTATACTTCCAGCCTTTCAACAACATTGATAAG TGGCCAGTGTTGAAGATTAGAATCAGTCACATCAAAGGAATCCAGCGTCGGCGATTTCTTCTCAGACCAATC GGCCTGGAGTTTGACTGCAGAGAGGGCGCCCCTGTCAGCCACCTGTACCTGGCTCTCAAGAGCAAGGAGAGCTGTGAGGAGTTCTATGCTGCTCTTTTGCAGCTACCCG ACCTGCGTTTAGAAGAAGAGCGACAAGAAGACATGACTCTTCGCTGGCAGAGTGGAGCTGTCTCTAACTATGACTACTTGCTCTACCTTAACAG CCTGGCCGACAGAAGCTTCAGTGACTTGACGCAGTATCCTGTGATGCCATGGGTCGTTAAAGACTACACTAGTCCTGTCCTAG aTCTTGAAAATGAAGCAACCTTCCGTGACCTAAGCAAACCTATCGGTGCTCTTAACACGGAACGTCTCAATCGATTGAAG GAACATTCAGAGTATCTGCCAGACCCAAAGTACCTGTATGGCTCACACTACTCCAACCCTGGCTACATCTTGTTCTTCTTGGCCAGAATAG CACCAGAGTATGTGCTGTGTCTACAGAATGGCAAGTTTGACAGCCCCGACAGAATGTTCAACAG TCTGCAGGATTTGTGGCAGAACTGTCTGACAGGATCCACAGACTTCAAGGAACTTATTCCAGAGTTCTATGACGGTCCTGGGGATTTCCTGGTTCACAGAGGG GTGGTGAACTTTGGTCAGAGGAATGATGGACGGCCAGTTGAAAATGTCGCGCTGCCTCCGTGGGCTTCAG ACGCCAAAGACTTCATCAAAAAGCTGCGGTCAGCCCTGGAGTGCGACTACGTGTCACGTCATCTTCACCACTGGATCGATCTCATCTTCGGTCACAAGCAGCGCGGAGAGGAGGCTTGGAAGGCAGATAATG TGTTTCACTACATGACATACGAAGGAGCAGTAGATCTTGATAC CATCAAAGATCCCAACGATCTGAAGATAAAAGAAACGCAGATCATGGAGTTTGGCCAGACACCTAAGCAGCTGTTCACCACCCCACACCCCCACCGCAAAGCCACCTGCGTCCCCCCTGCCCTGAAGCTTGACCCCACGGCTGATGCTAAAGCTGTTGATGCTGCAGCGGTCACTCCACAGCCCATCAACACTGTGGGTCTGGAGGGGGGTGATGCCCCCGCTGTGGACACACAGACCCTTCAAG GAGACAAAGAGCAGGAGAAAGAGGGCAACAGTGTGACTGTGAAAAACTTCAGCAGACTCACTGCGCAGTATGAGTACACTCTTCACAAAAA cACAGTATCAGAGGTGCACATGTCTGGAGATGAAAGGAGCATTTTGTCTGTTTCTCAAG ATGGTTTGCTGAAGATGTACTCACTTGAAGAACAACGACAGCTGCGTAGTATAAACCTGTCTTCAATG GCACTGTCCTCCTGTGTTGTGTTGCCAGGCAACAGAACAATAATTGTTGGTAGCTGGGACAACAATGTGTATTTCTACAGCATTGAGTATGGGCGAGTACAGGACAAACTGTCAGCACATGATGATGCAG TGTCCAGTATGTTATGGCATGAAGAGATTCTTTACACTGCTTCCTGGGATGGGACTGTCAAG aAATGGCGACTGCAAGCAGATCAGAAATCAGTCAGCCCCACTGACTATCAG GGTCAGATGGACCATGAAGAGGGCGTGACCTGCATGGACGTGTACGCTCCAACGCACACACTGGTGACGGGAACCAAGGACGGTCAGCTGACACTGTGGGACCTCAACACCTGCTATCCCATCAACTCCCTGTCAG TGCATCACGGTGAAGTGAACGCCTGCCTCGTCTCCTCAG AGCACCAGCGCATCGTGACCTGTGGCTCCGACCGACTGCTCAGGGTCATTGACATGGAAACGCTGACAGAACTATTCTCCAAGGATATTCAACATGAAATTCT gtgTGTGGGAGCGTTGAACGGCGCTGTGGTGACAGGGGACAAGGAAGGTTACCTGCGGGTGTGGGACATGGACATAGGACAGGTGGCAGCTCAGCTCCAGGCTCACACAG GCCCTGTGTCTTGCCTCAACACAAGAGTGAAGGGCGCCGTCTTGTCAGGGGGTCAGGACAGG